One stretch of Bacteroides sp. DNA includes these proteins:
- a CDS encoding SRPBCC domain-containing protein — protein sequence MKEIRTQISIKAAPEKIWNILMDFEGYSAWNPFITSIKGEKKPGEKLDVTIHPPEAKAMRFKPRVLTLTQNKELRWSGKMIASFMFQGEHFFILQPNERGTTDFIHGEKFSGITVPLMKKMLEKTREGFELMNQELKLVSERP from the coding sequence ATGAAAGAGATCAGAACACAAATCAGCATTAAAGCCGCACCGGAAAAGATATGGAATATCCTGATGGATTTTGAGGGCTATTCCGCCTGGAATCCATTTATCACGTCCATTAAAGGTGAAAAAAAACCTGGCGAAAAACTTGACGTGACCATTCATCCCCCCGAAGCCAAAGCGATGCGGTTTAAGCCCAGGGTATTGACCCTTACACAGAACAAGGAACTGCGATGGTCAGGCAAGATGATTGCCAGTTTTATGTTCCAGGGTGAACATTTCTTTATCCTTCAACCAAATGAAAGGGGAACCACCGACTTTATCCACGGAGAGAAATTCAGTGGCATAACGGTTCCCTTAATGAAAAAAATGCTGGAAAAGACCCGGGAAGGCTTTGAACTGATGAACCAGGAACTGAAGCTGGTAAGCGAAAGACCCTAG
- a CDS encoding ATP-binding protein, translating to MTDHKPLKIAIASGKGGTGKTLVATNLFHTLISNDIKTSLVDCDAEAPNAKLFFEGKLEKSFAVTQQVPVIDENLCTYCGKCYEYCHYNAIFILPPARVIKVIEDLCHGCGACTVACKFGAITEKPMPLGEVRRYALEGSQSLVESCMKTGVFSPVAVIKAGIKEAGNGQTVIMDAPPGTSCPFIQTVDRADFVVLVTEPTPFGLSDLRQSVETLKRMKKPCGVIVNRTGLGNHALYDFLEQEDIPLLMEIPFERNIAHTYAQGRKLKDLDPAWETRFLNLFEKIILENGNSHHKR from the coding sequence ATGACTGATCATAAACCCTTGAAGATTGCCATTGCCAGTGGAAAGGGAGGCACCGGGAAGACCCTGGTGGCCACCAATCTTTTTCATACGCTGATCAGCAATGATATCAAGACCAGCCTGGTGGACTGTGATGCGGAAGCTCCCAATGCCAAGTTGTTTTTTGAAGGGAAGCTGGAAAAATCTTTTGCGGTGACCCAACAGGTGCCCGTTATCGATGAAAACCTTTGCACCTATTGCGGGAAATGCTACGAATACTGTCATTACAATGCCATTTTCATCCTCCCTCCGGCCAGGGTCATCAAGGTGATTGAAGACCTCTGCCACGGATGCGGGGCCTGCACGGTAGCCTGTAAATTTGGCGCCATCACAGAGAAACCCATGCCCCTGGGAGAGGTCAGGCGATATGCTCTTGAGGGAAGCCAAAGCTTGGTGGAGAGTTGTATGAAGACAGGTGTCTTTTCACCTGTAGCGGTCATTAAGGCTGGCATCAAAGAAGCAGGCAACGGACAAACGGTCATCATGGATGCTCCTCCCGGCACTTCCTGTCCTTTCATTCAGACTGTCGACAGGGCAGATTTCGTGGTGCTTGTCACTGAGCCTACCCCCTTTGGACTGAGCGACCTCAGACAGTCGGTTGAAACGCTGAAACGCATGAAAAAACCCTGTGGCGTCATTGTTAACCGGACAGGACTGGGGAATCATGCCCTTTATGATTTTCTGGAGCAGGAGGACATCCCCCTGCTGATGGAGATTCCCTTTGAACGCAACATTGCTCATACTTATGCCCAGGGCAGAAAATTGAAGGATCTGGATCCCGCTTGGGAAACGCGTTTCCTTAACTTGTTTGAAAAAATCATTCTGGAAAATGGAAATAGCCATCATAAGCGGTAA
- a CDS encoding CGGC domain-containing protein: MEKIRVGIIICDRYRTCAGGKCFRSFRNREGAFSRYAGQEAEIAAYTTCDGCPGGNIEYAPEEMKKNGVTHVHFATGLLVGYPPCPYMEHFEQFIRDKYGMKVIYGTHPIPQKYFITHKNLNTWNTPFWQEAIKPTLADEKTRFAYD; encoded by the coding sequence ATGGAAAAGATCAGGGTTGGAATCATTATTTGCGACAGGTACAGGACTTGTGCCGGGGGCAAGTGTTTCAGGTCATTCAGAAACCGTGAGGGCGCCTTTAGCAGGTATGCCGGGCAGGAGGCTGAAATTGCAGCCTATACCACCTGCGATGGCTGCCCGGGCGGAAACATTGAATATGCGCCTGAAGAGATGAAAAAGAACGGGGTGACCCACGTACATTTTGCCACGGGTCTTCTGGTAGGCTACCCCCCCTGCCCTTACATGGAGCATTTCGAGCAATTTATCCGGGATAAGTATGGCATGAAAGTAATCTATGGCACCCACCCCATTCCCCAGAAATATTTTATTACCCACAAAAACCTGAACACCTGGAACACCCCGTTTTGGCAGGAGGCCATCAAGCCCACCCTTGCCGACGAGAAGACCAGGTTTGCATATGACTGA
- a CDS encoding NifB/NifX family molybdenum-iron cluster-binding protein, whose translation MNKCIAIPIENGVLCPHFGHCEQFAIVEVENNAIKNIRAMTPPEHVPGLYPRWVAGFGVTDVIAGGMGQKAIELFNQQNINVFAGAPVKNPSELVSDFLAGNLSLQANYCDHDGHQHGSGHGCRH comes from the coding sequence ATGAATAAATGTATTGCCATTCCCATAGAAAACGGGGTACTCTGCCCCCACTTCGGCCATTGTGAGCAGTTTGCCATCGTAGAGGTGGAAAACAATGCCATTAAAAACATCAGGGCCATGACCCCTCCCGAACACGTTCCGGGACTGTATCCCAGGTGGGTGGCCGGGTTTGGTGTTACCGACGTGATTGCCGGCGGAATGGGTCAGAAAGCCATTGAATTGTTTAACCAGCAAAACATCAATGTATTTGCCGGAGCACCGGTAAAAAATCCTTCTGAATTGGTCAGTGATTTTCTGGCCGGTAACCTGAGCCTGCAGGCCAACTATTGCGACCACGATGGCCATCAGCATGGGAGTGGCCACGGTTGCAGGCATTGA
- a CDS encoding DUF134 domain-containing protein: MSPRSKRLRKVINPPLVKGFKPYGPDTGKGKSDPVMLHLEEYEALRLCDYDLYNHHEASVIMGVSRPTFTRIYSTARQKIATAFVEVRQIAIEGGKVYFDSDWFHCGHCKCYFNNPEKDQKVEACPLCGNREKITSLEGDPGGFEPKDQEEAGQDVCICPQCGYTLPHQSGIPCSHQVCPDCQILMTRKSGPGFQPGRHRGGRNPLKTKQ; the protein is encoded by the coding sequence ATGTCACCAAGATCAAAAAGGCTTAGAAAAGTCATCAATCCTCCGCTTGTAAAAGGGTTCAAACCTTACGGGCCGGATACTGGTAAAGGTAAATCCGATCCTGTAATGCTTCATTTAGAAGAATATGAGGCTTTGCGTCTTTGTGATTACGACCTGTACAACCATCACGAGGCATCGGTCATCATGGGGGTTTCGCGGCCGACCTTTACCCGGATCTATTCGACCGCCCGCCAGAAGATCGCGACGGCTTTTGTTGAAGTAAGGCAAATCGCCATTGAAGGCGGGAAGGTATATTTCGATTCCGACTGGTTTCATTGCGGGCATTGTAAATGCTACTTCAACAACCCCGAGAAAGACCAAAAAGTGGAAGCCTGCCCCCTGTGCGGGAACAGGGAAAAGATTACCAGCCTTGAAGGAGACCCCGGAGGCTTTGAGCCAAAAGACCAGGAGGAAGCAGGCCAGGATGTCTGTATTTGTCCGCAATGTGGCTATACATTGCCACATCAGTCCGGGATACCCTGCAGCCATCAGGTTTGTCCCGATTGCCAAATTCTAATGACACGTAAATCAGGCCCCGGCTTTCAGCCAGGAAGGCACCGGGGCGGAAGAAACCCACTAAAAACCAAACAATGA
- a CDS encoding CvpA family protein, whose protein sequence is MNYIDLIIAIPLLWGAIRGFSHGFLMEVATLAGLIGGIFVALIAADVAGRILAGMVDWNPIPFKFFAFVVAFILVVILLKFLAKVLENVFKAIHLNLLNRLGGLVFGIIKFAFILSILMIFVNYLNPHIELLSEKAREGSLLLPYIEKMVHYILPAKEFIPLPQSWSV, encoded by the coding sequence ATGAACTACATTGACCTTATCATTGCCATTCCCCTCCTCTGGGGCGCCATCCGCGGCTTCAGCCATGGGTTCCTGATGGAAGTCGCCACCCTGGCTGGACTGATTGGAGGCATTTTCGTTGCCCTCATTGCTGCCGACGTGGCTGGCCGAATCCTTGCAGGTATGGTAGACTGGAACCCCATCCCCTTCAAATTTTTTGCCTTTGTGGTCGCTTTCATACTGGTTGTAATACTGCTTAAGTTTTTGGCCAAGGTCCTTGAAAACGTCTTTAAGGCCATACACCTGAATCTCTTAAATCGTTTGGGTGGATTGGTGTTCGGAATAATCAAGTTTGCCTTTATCCTGAGCATCCTGATGATCTTTGTCAACTACCTGAACCCACACATCGAACTGCTGTCTGAAAAGGCACGTGAGGGAAGCCTGCTATTGCCCTACATTGAAAAGATGGTCCATTATATACTTCCCGCCAAGGAGTTTATCCCCCTCCCCCAAAGCTGGTCGGTTTAG
- a CDS encoding NifB/NifX family molybdenum-iron cluster-binding protein — translation MKVAITSTGNSTDSSVDPRFGRCAYFAIYDTESKAIAFVPNPARDAEDGAGPKAVQQVASYEVKKIVSGEFGMKIKPLLDSLKIQMIVVKESDKRIMDIMEMLNH, via the coding sequence ATGAAAGTAGCTATTACCAGCACTGGAAACTCGACAGACTCCAGCGTAGATCCCCGTTTTGGGCGTTGTGCCTATTTTGCCATTTACGACACCGAAAGCAAAGCCATAGCGTTTGTTCCCAATCCAGCAAGAGATGCAGAGGATGGCGCTGGTCCCAAAGCTGTGCAGCAAGTGGCCTCTTATGAGGTAAAAAAAATCGTATCGGGCGAGTTTGGCATGAAGATCAAACCCCTGCTCGACAGTCTGAAAATACAAATGATCGTGGTGAAGGAATCCGACAAGCGTATTATGGACATTATGGAAATGTTGAACCATTAA
- a CDS encoding DUF5320 domain-containing protein, producing the protein MERALKAKVPARAAGSGNAKMPTLKISKDTLEKAWGSAARPVEEKARVNGFRVGKKNLNLNRKEDNMPGFDQTGPVGQGPMSGRRLGRCTNYGAGPQNQPPASGQTAEPLYPGRGMGFGRGRGGRGRGLGLQNRFRGG; encoded by the coding sequence ATGGAACGGGCCCTGAAGGCAAAGGTCCCGGCACGGGCCGCAGGCTCGGGAAATGCAAAGATGCCGACACTGAAGATCAGCAAGGACACCTTGGAAAAGGCATGGGGAAGCGCCGCAAGGCCGGTGGAGGAGAAGGCCAGGGTAAACGGCTTCAGAGTGGGAAAAAAGAATCTTAACCTGAATAGAAAGGAGGACAATATGCCTGGTTTTGATCAGACAGGTCCCGTAGGACAAGGTCCTATGAGTGGCCGCAGGTTAGGGCGCTGCACCAATTACGGGGCAGGCCCGCAGAATCAGCCTCCCGCTTCCGGTCAAACGGCTGAACCCTTATACCCCGGCAGGGGAATGGGCTTTGGCCGCGGAAGAGGTGGACGGGGACGTGGTTTGGGATTGCAAAACCGTTTCAGAGGAGGTTGA